The following coding sequences are from one Malaciobacter pacificus window:
- the selB gene encoding selenocysteine-specific translation elongation factor, translating into MSNIIIGTAGHIDHGKTALIKALNGFEGDSTNEEKQRGITIDLSFSNLSRANQNIAFIDVPGHEKLVKNMIAGAFGFDYVMLVVSAAEGIKPQTIEHIQIINLLGLKEIIVVLTKKDLVSSEELETQKQTIQKFLSEFDFEIKFISAVSIYDESSIVSLKEQLFSIENSTKSEENFFRYYVDRVFSPKGIGTVVTGTVLGKACELNEKVYIAQIQKEVKLKNIQVHNENVMEANISNRAALNLQGVNINQIKKGDLITKKGYIRGFDGIDIAFTCLKDKKLKHNQTYSLFIGAKKVEVKTLLFDGTQDKETGYATLKADEKLYTIFGEKVILRSGNDTICGGKVLNPVIDPMKKPQKKSLLEALDKNDFVSAYKVLLEVHKKGLGIISSTQRFALSHSQAIEFANKLDNVFIDEKDLVIYPLKTQDEVKDFIKNIYTKNQYALLSSASINLRLKWASINFIQSVLNELIKEKFLIAEDSLYKSANLKQDIKKDLKDIVLNRLKKEDIEPTAPYNIYDDLDIDRKLGDTILKSLTSNKQVVRLQHNLFIHGESLNKVIKIMREIIKEDGYIEISNFKKRVELSRKYLISYLDYLDNFSDIKKIGNKRYFII; encoded by the coding sequence ATGTCAAATATCATCATCGGAACAGCAGGTCATATCGACCACGGTAAAACTGCACTTATCAAAGCTTTAAATGGTTTTGAAGGAGATAGTACAAACGAAGAAAAACAAAGAGGAATCACAATAGATTTATCTTTTTCAAACTTAAGTAGAGCAAATCAAAACATAGCTTTCATAGATGTCCCAGGACATGAAAAGTTAGTGAAAAATATGATTGCAGGAGCTTTTGGATTTGATTATGTGATGTTAGTTGTTAGTGCAGCAGAGGGAATAAAACCCCAAACAATAGAGCATATCCAAATCATAAATTTACTAGGACTAAAAGAGATTATTGTAGTTCTCACAAAAAAAGATTTAGTAAGCTCTGAAGAGTTAGAAACTCAAAAACAAACTATCCAAAAGTTTTTAAGTGAATTTGACTTTGAGATTAAGTTTATAAGTGCAGTTTCAATATATGATGAAAGTTCAATCGTGAGTTTAAAAGAGCAGTTATTTAGCATAGAAAACTCTACAAAAAGTGAAGAAAACTTCTTTAGATACTATGTAGATAGAGTTTTTTCTCCAAAAGGTATAGGTACAGTTGTAACAGGAACTGTTTTAGGAAAAGCTTGTGAACTAAATGAAAAAGTTTACATAGCTCAAATTCAAAAAGAAGTAAAACTTAAAAACATCCAAGTACACAATGAAAATGTCATGGAAGCAAATATTTCCAATAGAGCAGCCCTAAACCTTCAAGGTGTAAATATAAACCAAATCAAAAAAGGTGACTTAATCACTAAAAAAGGTTATATCAGAGGTTTTGATGGTATAGACATAGCCTTTACTTGCCTAAAAGATAAAAAACTAAAACACAACCAAACATACTCACTTTTTATAGGTGCAAAAAAAGTTGAAGTAAAAACTCTACTTTTTGATGGAACACAAGATAAAGAAACTGGTTATGCTACACTAAAAGCAGATGAAAAGTTATATACAATTTTTGGCGAAAAAGTGATTTTAAGAAGTGGAAATGACACTATATGTGGTGGAAAAGTTTTAAATCCAGTAATTGACCCTATGAAAAAACCACAGAAAAAATCACTTTTGGAAGCTTTAGATAAAAATGATTTTGTAAGTGCTTATAAAGTCTTACTAGAAGTACATAAAAAAGGTCTTGGAATCATTTCATCAACTCAAAGATTTGCTCTTAGTCATAGCCAAGCTATAGAGTTTGCAAATAAACTTGATAATGTATTTATTGATGAAAAAGACTTAGTAATTTATCCACTAAAAACACAAGATGAAGTAAAAGACTTCATCAAAAATATCTATACAAAAAATCAATACGCCCTACTTTCAAGTGCATCTATAAATCTTAGATTAAAATGGGCAAGTATAAACTTCATACAATCAGTTTTAAATGAATTAATTAAAGAAAAGTTCTTAATAGCAGAAGATAGTTTGTATAAAAGTGCAAATTTAAAACAAGATATAAAAAAAGATTTAAAAGATATAGTTCTAAATAGATTAAAAAAAGAAGATATAGAACCAACTGCACCTTATAATATCTATGATGATTTAGATATAGATAGAAAACTTGGTGATACTATACTTAAATCACTAACTTCAAATAAACAAGTCGTAAGACTACAACACAATCTTTTTATTCATGGTGAAAGTCTTAATAAAGTCATTAAAATTATGAGAGAGATTATAAAAGAAGATGGATATATAGAAATTTCAAATTTCAAAAAAAGAGTTGAGTTAAGTAGAAAATATCTGATATCTTATTTAGACTATTTAGATAATTTTTCAGATATTAAAAAAATTGGAAATAAAAGATACTTTATCATATAA
- the selA gene encoding L-seryl-tRNA(Sec) selenium transferase, whose protein sequence is MTLLKSIPKIDKFINNKAFDGYSKSLITKISKEIIQNLRSDILNNNIKTIDENLLISQTIKEYEKQISPSLQTVINATGIIVHTNLGRSLINKDSLNKAINIATSYNNLEYDLEKGQRGERYSHIVKTLQALTGCEDSIVVNNNASAVFLVLNTFCKGKEAVVSRGELVEIGGSFRVPEVMTQSGAILKEIGTTNKTHLRDYENAISENTSMLMKVHKSNYSIEGFSSEVDFEDIVKTAQENGVIDYYDMGSGHMIDLPYNLSSGEPSIKELMKYNPSLLSFSGDKLLGSVQAGIIIGKKELIEKIKKNQLLRMLRVDKITLAILEDTLNSNLKDELDSIPTLQMLNTSVKTLEQRANEVKNAIESLCKCEVINTSTMVGGGTTPNKKIPSVALSLEYKNLKPNALEKLLRKNNIIARIENDKVLLDFRSISSDDASKLSTILCEVFN, encoded by the coding sequence ATGACTTTACTAAAATCCATTCCTAAGATTGATAAGTTTATCAATAACAAAGCTTTTGATGGATATTCAAAATCACTTATTACAAAAATCTCAAAAGAGATTATACAAAATCTTAGAAGTGATATTTTGAATAACAACATAAAAACAATAGATGAAAACCTACTTATATCACAAACCATAAAAGAGTACGAAAAACAAATCTCTCCATCACTTCAAACAGTGATAAACGCAACTGGTATCATAGTGCATACAAATCTTGGAAGAAGTCTTATAAACAAAGACTCTCTAAACAAAGCTATAAATATAGCAACATCATACAACAACTTAGAATATGACTTAGAAAAAGGACAACGAGGGGAGCGATACTCACACATAGTAAAAACACTTCAAGCCCTAACTGGATGTGAAGATTCCATAGTAGTAAACAACAACGCAAGTGCAGTGTTTTTAGTACTAAATACTTTTTGCAAAGGAAAAGAAGCAGTTGTAAGTCGTGGGGAGCTTGTGGAGATTGGTGGAAGTTTTAGAGTTCCTGAAGTGATGACTCAAAGTGGAGCAATCTTAAAAGAAATCGGAACTACAAATAAAACTCACCTAAGAGATTATGAAAATGCTATTAGTGAAAACACTTCAATGCTGATGAAAGTACATAAATCAAACTACTCAATAGAAGGCTTTAGTAGTGAAGTTGATTTTGAAGATATAGTAAAAACTGCACAAGAAAATGGTGTGATAGATTACTACGACATGGGAAGTGGTCATATGATAGATTTACCATATAATCTAAGCAGTGGTGAGCCATCTATAAAAGAGCTTATGAAATACAATCCATCGCTTCTAAGCTTCTCAGGGGATAAACTTCTAGGAAGTGTACAAGCAGGTATCATAATAGGTAAAAAAGAACTAATAGAAAAAATCAAGAAAAACCAACTATTAAGAATGCTAAGAGTTGATAAAATCACTCTAGCTATTTTAGAAGATACATTAAACTCTAACTTAAAAGATGAGTTAGACTCAATACCAACTTTACAGATGTTAAATACTTCTGTTAAAACTTTAGAGCAAAGAGCTAATGAAGTGAAAAACGCCATTGAATCTCTTTGCAAATGTGAAGTTATAAACACAAGTACGATGGTAGGAGGAGGAACAACTCCAAATAAAAAGATACCATCGGTGGCACTTAGTTTAGAGTATAAAAATCTAAAACCAAATGCACTAGAAAAACTACTTAGAAAAAACAACATCATAGCAAGAATAGAAAATGACAAAGTCTTACTAGACTTTAGAAGTATAAGTAGTGATGATGCAAGTAAACTATCAACTATCCTTTGTGAGGTATTTAACTAA